The proteins below come from a single Miscanthus floridulus cultivar M001 chromosome 1, ASM1932011v1, whole genome shotgun sequence genomic window:
- the LOC136469055 gene encoding uncharacterized protein, with amino-acid sequence MGTDSSERERRNIHVSSVRGAGGRARGAGSMRRRRAGAGRGTCDVAGGRNPRHAGAGAGAGCGTPGAGHLGLGAGTGLVAWLAAETLGAQGRAPGAGCGTPGAGRLGPSTGAGPAVWPAAETLGA; translated from the coding sequence ATGGGGACGGACAGCAGTGAAAGGGAGAGGAGGAACATACATGTGTCGTCGGTGCGCGGGgcagggggccgggcgcggggcgccgggagcatgcgtcgtcggcgtgcgggtgCTGGGCGCGGGACCTGCGACGTGGCCGGTGGCAGAAACCCTAGGCACGCAGGGGCGGGCgcgggggccgggtgcgggacgccgggggccgggcaCCTGGGGCTGGGTGCGGGCACGGGACTGGTGGCGTGgctggcggcggaaaccctaggcgcgcaggggcgggcgccgggggccgggtgcgggacgccgggggccgggcgcctaGGGCCGAGTACGGGCGCGGGACCGGCGGTGTggccggcggcggaaaccctaggcgcgtaG